In the Synechococcus sp. Nb3U1 genome, one interval contains:
- a CDS encoding FAD-binding oxidoreductase — protein sequence MTVALHRPSTWAAFQAELEGISIITDPTQVAKLSQDWSLFSPILTAKLSEKRADLVVCPTDLQQVLRVAKACVQHRIPLTLRGTGTGNYGQAVPLYGGIVLDLSRMQRLCWIKAGSARVEAGVKPLTLDKKAKEMGWEMRMIPSTFRTATMGGFVAGGSGGIGGIQFSGLSARGNVLAVQVVTLEDEPQVVELRGDALRGVNHGWGLNGIVTEVEVPLAPAYPWAEWIVSFTDFESLLRFSQALADSDGIIKKLISGHAWPIPGYFTALKSSIPEGSHCVLILVAEPSIEPLQELAQEWGGRVCYSKTPQEASKGLTLAEFAINHTTLHARAANPNLTYIAARFPRGEAGIQAAVQVHEHFQRPQGSEVMLHLEFFRGNGAAGFSSLELVEFSTAERLEEIKAYQRTLGITFSNNHSHYIEDGMRASVQDVLELKHWMDPYGLMNPGKTRLVGSCLTDGG from the coding sequence ATGACCGTTGCTCTCCATCGGCCTTCAACTTGGGCAGCCTTCCAAGCCGAATTGGAGGGGATCTCGATCATCACAGATCCGACCCAAGTGGCCAAACTCTCTCAAGACTGGAGCCTCTTCAGCCCGATCCTGACGGCTAAGCTCTCAGAGAAGCGGGCGGATTTGGTGGTTTGCCCCACCGATTTACAGCAAGTTTTACGAGTTGCCAAAGCTTGTGTCCAACATCGGATCCCGCTCACCCTGCGTGGCACTGGCACTGGTAATTATGGGCAGGCAGTTCCTCTCTATGGTGGCATTGTCTTGGATCTATCACGGATGCAGCGCCTGTGTTGGATCAAGGCCGGTTCTGCTCGTGTTGAGGCTGGAGTAAAACCCCTAACCTTGGATAAAAAAGCAAAAGAAATGGGATGGGAAATGCGCATGATCCCTTCCACCTTCCGAACTGCAACCATGGGGGGGTTTGTGGCCGGGGGAAGCGGTGGTATTGGCGGCATTCAGTTCAGTGGTTTGTCAGCTCGGGGCAATGTCTTGGCAGTTCAAGTCGTCACTCTGGAAGATGAACCCCAGGTGGTGGAGCTACGTGGCGATGCCTTGCGGGGTGTGAATCATGGCTGGGGCCTAAACGGCATTGTTACGGAAGTGGAGGTGCCTCTGGCTCCTGCTTATCCTTGGGCAGAGTGGATCGTTAGCTTCACGGATTTTGAGTCGTTGCTGCGCTTTTCCCAAGCGCTAGCGGATAGTGATGGCATCATCAAGAAATTGATCAGTGGTCATGCCTGGCCAATCCCAGGTTACTTCACTGCCCTGAAAAGCTCGATCCCCGAGGGATCCCATTGTGTGTTGATCCTGGTGGCAGAACCCTCCATCGAGCCGTTGCAAGAACTGGCGCAGGAATGGGGTGGCCGGGTGTGCTATTCCAAAACCCCTCAAGAAGCCAGCAAAGGGCTGACCCTAGCAGAATTTGCCATTAACCACACCACGCTACATGCACGAGCCGCCAACCCTAATCTGACCTACATTGCTGCCCGCTTCCCTCGGGGTGAGGCCGGGATCCAGGCTGCCGTGCAGGTGCATGAGCATTTTCAGCGACCCCAAGGATCGGAAGTCATGTTGCACCTCGAGTTTTTCCGGGGCAATGGCGCCGCTGGATTCTCGTCGTTGGAGTTGGTGGAGTTTTCCACAGCGGAGCGACTAGAGGAGATCAAAGCCTATCAACGTACCCTTGGGATCACCTTCTCCAATAACCACAGCCACTACATTGAGGATGGGATGCGAGCTTCGGTGCAAGATGTGCTGGAGTTAAAGCATTGGATGGATCCCTATGGACTCATGAATCCGGGGAAAACCCGCTTGGTGGGATCTTGCTTGACCGATGGCGGATGA
- a CDS encoding DUF4384 domain-containing protein encodes MNAKLLFLPLALGLSMAPATAVFPQTLGIYPSLQRLQVADTRQLDIGTRSIIVNPVPSDLSVNLELDRRGSNPIYRAGEPIRISLSTNRDAYVYLFSVQADGRINLILPNRLSGGNEFLRAGEVRSFPPPGARYQLTIAPPFGQAQVLAVAAPRPLNIQEIASFERGGQFADVRVQGSQFADAIARAIVVEEIPSNQWVTSTRFYRVAPR; translated from the coding sequence ATGAACGCCAAACTTCTGTTTCTGCCGCTGGCCCTGGGGTTGTCTATGGCTCCGGCCACAGCCGTTTTTCCACAAACTTTGGGCATCTATCCGTCTCTGCAGAGGCTACAAGTGGCCGATACCCGTCAGTTGGATATCGGCACCCGCTCCATTATCGTCAACCCGGTGCCTTCCGACCTGAGTGTGAATCTGGAGCTGGATCGGCGCGGCTCCAACCCGATTTATCGTGCTGGCGAGCCGATTCGCATCAGCCTCAGCACTAACCGCGATGCCTACGTTTACTTGTTTAGCGTACAGGCGGATGGCCGCATTAACTTGATCTTGCCCAACCGCCTATCGGGGGGGAATGAGTTTTTGCGGGCTGGAGAAGTGCGTAGCTTTCCGCCGCCCGGAGCCCGTTACCAGTTGACCATCGCTCCGCCTTTCGGCCAAGCACAAGTGTTGGCAGTAGCAGCCCCTCGCCCTCTCAATATCCAGGAAATTGCCTCCTTTGAGCGGGGTGGACAGTTTGCCGATGTGCGCGTCCAGGGATCCCAGTTTGCCGATGCGATTGCCCGTGCCATTGTCGTAGAAGAGATCCCCTCCAACCAGTGGGTGACCAGCACCAGGTTCTATCGGGTTGCTCCTCGCTAG
- a CDS encoding putative CRISPR-associated protein: MAQLLENLIDNAKGYITFAATGGLKAQTMIMALVGNQLGIPVCYIHEQYKFLLYLPYLQESTQQRIIRANLPDSGRDRSDVIQVQTRKAHHRPLTWPKVEKLLEDTPWVDLIRYDSRA, encoded by the coding sequence ATGGCTCAACTTTTGGAAAACTTGATTGACAACGCCAAGGGATATATCACGTTTGCTGCCACCGGCGGACTCAAAGCCCAGACTATGATCATGGCCCTAGTGGGCAATCAACTGGGGATCCCAGTCTGCTACATCCATGAGCAATACAAATTTCTGCTCTATCTACCCTATCTTCAAGAAAGCACTCAACAGAGAATCATTCGAGCAAACCTACCTGATTCCGGCAGAGATCGATCAGATGTTATTCAAGTCCAAACCAGAAAAGCACATCATCGTCCCCTCACTTGGCCCAAAGTGGAAAAGTTGCTGGAGGACACCCCCTGGGTCGATCTCATCCGGTATGATTCCCGAGCCTAG
- a CDS encoding Uma2 family endonuclease has translation MIAAHRFTSSDLALMPDDGKRYEVIDGELYVTHQPSWQHQYAASRIYRFLDEWSDNTGLGMANMVPELIFAEDDDVAPDVVWISHSRFIQDALTELVGSSQVPEAPQLPTQPDEWFL, from the coding sequence ATGATTGCTGCCCACCGCTTTACCTCCTCAGATCTGGCTCTGATGCCGGACGATGGCAAACGCTACGAAGTCATTGATGGAGAGTTGTATGTGACCCATCAACCCAGTTGGCAACATCAGTATGCTGCCAGTCGTATCTATCGATTTTTGGATGAATGGAGCGATAACACTGGCCTAGGAATGGCCAATATGGTACCGGAACTGATCTTTGCTGAAGATGATGATGTCGCTCCGGATGTGGTCTGGATTAGCCATAGCCGCTTCATTCAGGATGCCCTGACTGAATTGGTGGGTTCGTCTCAGGTTCCAGAAGCGCCTCAACTCCCTACCCAGCCGGATGAATGGTTTTTGTAA
- a CDS encoding DUF4346 domain-containing protein yields the protein MPTSLPPLSDQIRSIDEHLSRRPLNLDPAGYFIIYLDRERHLICAKHFSTVINEQGLATDPQTGAVIPARGSVNRAPERVFVGRTAKELCVQLFEKETEVVVSQLSHAAYLGREFQRAEAALIDGSEYIQD from the coding sequence ATGCCCACTTCCCTCCCACCTTTGAGCGATCAGATTCGCAGCATTGATGAGCATCTCTCCCGCCGACCCCTTAATCTGGATCCGGCGGGCTACTTTATCATCTATCTGGATCGGGAGCGACACCTGATTTGTGCCAAGCACTTCAGCACCGTGATCAACGAACAGGGGCTGGCCACCGATCCACAAACGGGAGCTGTGATCCCTGCCCGAGGCTCTGTGAATCGCGCTCCAGAGCGTGTCTTTGTTGGGCGCACTGCCAAGGAACTGTGTGTGCAACTTTTTGAAAAAGAAACGGAAGTTGTGGTTTCACAACTGAGCCATGCCGCCTACTTGGGGCGGGAATTTCAACGGGCGGAAGCGGCTCTCATTGACGGCAGCGAATACATCCAAGACTAA
- a CDS encoding glutathione S-transferase family protein — protein MTLRLYGIPTSGNYYKVELLLQQLGIPYEVVLVNSREGENRLPEYLAKNPFGQIPALELETGTVLAESAAILVYLAEGTPMYGQTQLERAEILKWLFFEQTRIARYIAITRFWVRAGKAEANASLIEQNLKSGTDALQIMDAYLEGKTFFVGERYTIADVALFTYTHVAEQGGFDLKPFPNLQAWCQRVKATDHFFPLPGA, from the coding sequence ATGACTTTGCGACTGTACGGGATCCCGACTTCTGGGAATTACTATAAAGTGGAGCTGCTCCTCCAACAATTGGGGATCCCTTATGAAGTGGTGCTCGTCAATTCCAGAGAAGGCGAGAACCGTCTACCAGAGTACTTGGCCAAGAATCCCTTTGGACAGATCCCGGCCTTGGAGCTGGAAACCGGAACTGTTTTGGCAGAATCTGCCGCGATCCTGGTTTACTTGGCGGAAGGCACCCCGATGTATGGCCAAACCCAGCTGGAACGGGCTGAGATTTTGAAATGGCTGTTCTTTGAGCAAACCCGCATCGCTCGCTACATTGCTATCACCCGGTTTTGGGTGCGTGCCGGTAAAGCTGAAGCGAATGCCAGCTTGATCGAACAAAATCTCAAGTCCGGCACCGATGCCCTACAGATTATGGATGCCTATCTGGAAGGGAAAACCTTTTTTGTGGGCGAGCGGTACACCATTGCCGATGTGGCTCTTTTCACCTACACCCATGTGGCGGAGCAGGGCGGGTTCGACCTCAAGCCCTTCCCTAACCTACAGGCCTGGTGTCAACGGGTGAAAGCAACTGACCATTTCTTCCCCCTGCCGGGAGCCTAA